Part of the Haloarchaeobius litoreus genome is shown below.
GGGCGCGGGGCGTCGTCGAGACGCCGGACCTGCACCCCGACCCCATCGAAGGCACCGTCGAGGACGCGGTCCGTGAGACGCGCGACGTGGTGTACGACGGCCGGCTCCACGAGACGCGCATCTACGACCGGCGGTTGCTGCCGACCGGGACGAGCTTCGACGGGCCGGCCATCGTCGAGGGCACGGAGAGCACGGTCGTCGTCCACCCCGACCAGGCCGCCAGCGTGGACGAGTACGGCACGCTGCTCGTGGAGGTGAACGCATGACCGACTCTGTCACACTCGAAGTCATCAGGAACGCCTGCATCGCCGTCTGCGAGGAGATGAACGCGAACCTCATCCGGACGGGCTACTCGCCGAACATCAAGGAACGTCGTGACTGCTCCTGTGCGCTGTTCGACGCCGACGGCGAGATGATAAGCCAGGCGGAGAACATGCCGGTCCACCTCGGCGCGATGCCGTTCTCGGTCGCGGCGGCCATCGACCGCTTCCCGCCGGAGACGCTCGAACCCGGCGACGGAATCCTGCTGAACGACCCGTTCTACGGCGGTGCACACCTGCCGGACCTCACCCTCGTGACGCCGGTGTTCCACGAGGACGACGACGGCGATTCGGAACTCGTCGCGTTCGCGGCGAACCGCGCGCACCACGCCGACGTGGGCGGGGCGCGCGCCGGGAGCGTCGCCGCGGACTCCACCGAGATCTACCAGGAGGGGTTGCGCATCCCGCCGGTGAAGCTGTTCGAGGGCGGCGAGCCGAACGAGTCGGTGTTCGACATGGTGCTCTCGAACGTCCGGACGCCGGACGAGCGCCGGGGCGACCTCCGGGCACAGGAGGCCGCCAACCAGACCGGCAGGCGGCGGTTCCTCGAACTGGTCGAGAAGTACGGTCGCGAGACGCTGAACGAGGCACTCGGCGAGATTCAGGAGTACTCCGAGGCCCGGATGCGCGCAGAGATCGAGGAACTGGAGGACGGCACCTACGAGTTCTCGGACGTGCTCGACGACGACGGCCTCGGCAACGAGGACCTCCGTATCCAGGCTGCCGTCACCGTGGACGGCGACAGCGTCACCGTCGACTTCGACGGCACCGCCGACCAGACCGAGGGCCCGGTCAACGCCGTGCTCGCGGTCACCGCGTCGGCGACGTACTACTCGGTGCGCTGCGTGACCGACCCGGACATCCCGCCGAACCACGGCTGCTACCGGCCCATCGAGGTGGAAGCGCCGGAGGGCACCATCGTCAATCCGAACCCGCCGGCGGCGGTCGTCGGCGGCAACCTCGAAACCTCACAGCGCGTGACCGACGTGGTGCTCGGTGCGTTCGCCCAGCAGGCACCCGAACGCGTGACGGCGGCCGGACAGGGGACGATGAACAACGTCACCTTCGGCGGCACCGACCCCCGGACCGAGACGCCCTACGCCTTCTACGAGACGCAGGGCGGCGGTTTCGGCGGCCGCGTCGGCAAGGACGGCATGGACGGCGTCCACGTCCACATGTCGAACACGATGAACACCCCCGTCGAGGTGCTGGAGACGGCGTATCCGCTGCGGGTGCGTCGGTACGAGCTCCGGCAGGACTCCGGCGGCCCCGGCGAGTTCCGGGGCGGGCTGGGCCTCCGCCGTGACATCCAGGTCCGCGACCATGAGGCGCACTTCAGCCTGCTCGCGGACCGCCACACGCATCAGCCGTACGGGCTTGAAGGCGGCGAACCCGGAGAGTCCGGTGCGGCCGAACTCACGACCGCGGAGGGCGAGACGCGCCGGCTCCCGCAGAAGTCGACACACGAGCTGCCACCGGGCTCGACGGTCAGCATCCGGACGCCCGGTGCTGGCGGCTACGGCGACCCCGCCGACCGCGACCCCGACGCCGTCCGGCGCGACGTGCGCCACGGGAAGGTGTCCGCGGCCGCCGCCCGGGAGGCGTACGGCGTGGACCCGAGCGTCGGCGAATCGGCCGACGCGGGCGACGATGCGCACGGCTCGACCGTCGACGCGGAGGGTGACGATGTCTGATGACGCGCGACCCGCTCCGGTACGTGCCGCACGTGCTGGTCACGAGCGTCGGCTACGTCGTCTTCGCCTACGCCGCGCTGCCGGACCTGCTGACGGCGCGGCTGGACATCGGCCTCTCGTCGTTCGGACTGCTGATGAGCGCGCCGCTGCTGGCGTTCGTCGTCGTGCAGCGCCCGGCCTCGCGCTGGGTAGGCCGGCACACGACGACCCGGGTGCTGTTCGCGGGCGGCCTCGCCCACCTCGCGCTGGGGCTGTCGGTGGACCTCTCGGCGTCGTTCCCCGTCGTGCTCGCGCTGCGCGGGCTCTGGGGCCTGACGGGTGGGCTCTTGCTCACGGTCGGTGCGACGCACATCTCGCGGCTCTCGGAGGGTGCGAACGCGACCCGCCAGCAGGGGGTCTACGGCGGCCTGCTCACGATGGGCGGGATGCTCGGCTTCCTGCTCGCGCCGACGTTGGTGCGGGAGTACGGCTGGCTCGCGCTGCACGCCCCGGGCACACTGCTGTCGGTGCCGGCCATCGCGGTCGCGGGGCTCCACCTGTCGGACCGACGGACGGCACCCACGGAGACGACGACGGCCCGGGGCGGTGTCGTGTTGCACCCGGTCGTCGTCCTCGCGTCGGTGTGCTACGTGGCCATCATCGGCTCGTACATCACGCTCTCGACGTTCGTGACGGCGTACTTCGCGGACCTCGGCGTGGTCGCCCGCCTGAACGTCGTCGTGCTCGCGTCGGCGACGGCGGGGCGCATCGTCGGCGGGGAGACCTCGTGGCGGATCGCGCTCTCGGACCGGCGGCTCATCGCCGGGAGCACCGCCGCCGCAGCACTGGGCTTCGGCGCGATGGCGGCGACAGGGAGTTCGGCCGCGCTGGTCGTCCTCCCGTTCGTCGTCATGCTCGCCGTCTCGGTCCCGTTCGGAGCGGTGTACAACCTCGCCGCGGGCGCGACCGACGCGGAGGGGACCGCCATCGCGACCATCGTCGCGGCTGGCAACGTCGCCGCACTGGTGCTCCCACCGGTGACCGGCACCATCCGGGAGACGACGGGGAGTTACGGCGGTGCGTTCCTCGTCCTCGGCGCGCTGAACGCCGTCGCGGCGGTCGCGACCTACTACACGATACGGAGGAAGACATGAGACGCCACGGACGGTCCGGCGGGTCGACGCACGCCCGTCGGACGCAGGGGGTGAGCATCGCGTGGTAGACACCGGACTCCTCGACGCGCTGGCACAGGGGCTGGTCACCGGCAGTATCATCGCCGCCGGGGCCATCGGTCTCTCGCTGGTGTACTCCATCGCGGAGGTGCCGAACTTCGCCCACGGGGACATGATAACCGTGGGGGCGTACTTCGCACTCGTCGTGAACCGGCCCGACGAAATCGCGCTGCTGCCGGGGCTGCCCGGCGGCGCGGTCTCGCTCGTCCTCGCAGGGCTGTTCGCGCTCGTCGCCGCGTCGGCCTTCGGCGCGCTGTACGAGCTCGCCATCTTCCGGCGGTTCCGGTCGAAGGAGGCGGACCTCATCACGATGGTCATCGTCTCGCTGGGGCTCGCGCTCGTGTTGCGCAACCTGGTGCTGTTCGTCGCCGGGTCGCGAAACATCAGCTACGAGACGCCGGTCGTCCGCGACGTGAACTGGGACCTCTACCTCACCGGGTCGGGGCTCACGGTCCAGCGCACCCAGCGACAGGCGGGCGACATCGCACTGCTCGCCGAGTGGGGCTACCCGCTGTGGCTCCTGCTGGGCATCGTCGCCGCGGCCGGAGCGGTCGGCTACGGCGTCTACCGCTGGCGGACCACCGACGAGGACTTCCGGACCGTCCACCTCGTCTCGCCGCGCGTACTCGGCGTCCTCAGCGGGCTCGCGACGCTGCTCGCCCTCGTCTACGCGCTCCGATTCGACCCGCAGGGGACCGACGCGCTCTGGTCGACCCGGATCGGCACGAGCTACAAGGACATCGCCATCGTGGTCGTCGTGGCCGTGGCGATGTTCCTGCTCAACCTCGTGCTGAAGGCGACCCGGCTCGGCAAGGGGATGCGCGCGACCGCCGACAACATGGACCTCGCGGAGGTCCGCGGCGTCGACGTCGACCGCATCCAGCTCGTCGTCTGGGTCATCGCCGGCCTGCTGACCGCGCTCGCCGGCGTCCTCGCCGGGTGGAGCGCGTCGAACGTCAACCCGAACATGGGCTTCACCCTGCTGTTGCCCGTGTTCGCGGCGGTCATCCTCGGCGGCATCAGGTCGCCCTACGGGGCCGCCGCCGGGGCCATACTCATCGGCATCAGCATGGACGTGGGCGTCTACCTGCTCCCGTCGGGACTGGCGACGTACCGCACCGCCATCGCCTTCGTCGTACTCATCGGGGTCCTGCTCGTCAAACCCGACGGCCTGTGGGGTGATGTCTGATGGCGTTAGCGGACTTCGCCGTCTCGCTCGTCACGTTCGTCGCCATCTACGGGCTGTTCGCCCTCGGGCTGAACCTCAAGTTCGGCTTCACGGGGCTGATCGACTTCGGCCACGTTGCCTACTTCATGGTCGGCGGCTACGTCACCGCCGTCCTCACGATGCCGGCGCAGGTGACCGGCTACGACGGCCTCGGGGGGTACGCGCTCCCCGCGATGCTCGCCGTCGTCCCCGGCGGCGACGTGCTCGGCTGGCTGCTCGGCGTCGCCGGCGGCATGGTCGCCGCCGCGCTCGTCTCGCTGCTCGTCGGCGTGCCGACCCTGCGTCTGCGCGAGGACTACCTCGCCATCACCGCGCTCGGCATCGCCACCATCCTGAACGAGGTCGTCCGGAACGAGCAGTGGCTGTTCAACGGTCCGTTCGGTATCCGGACCGTCCACCAGCCCGCGTCGGCCGCGTTCCCGCTCGGGCTCGGCTCGTTCACGCTGAACCTCGTCGTCTTTGGCGGCCTGAGCGTGCTCGTCCTCGCCTACGCCGGCTACCGCGTCGGCCGGTACGTGAAGGACATCGACGGGACCGGCGCCGGGCTCGGTCTCGCCAGCGTCGCCATCCTCGGTGGGGCCATCGGGGCGCTCACCCGTGGCGGCTCACTGCTCGTCGTCGGCGTCGCGCTCGCCGTCGTCGGTGTGGTCGTCCTCCGCGAGGCGGTCCGTCGCTCGCTCGAGCCCGAGCGCACGCTCGCGCTCGTCGTCGCACTCGCAGTCGCGGCCTGGTACTTCGTCCAGCCGCTGCTGGCCGCGTCGAACCCGACCGTCACGCTCCAGACGAACGTGATGTTCCTGTTCGACCCCGTCGCGGGGCCGAACGGCGGGCTCGACTACGACCGCTTCTTCATGCTGCTCTCGCTGGGGTTCCTCGCCGGCGGCTACCTGTGGTGCCAGCGCACCATCAACAGCCCGTACGGTCGCGTGCTGCGTGCGGTCCGCGACGACGAGGACGTGCCGCGCGCGCTGGGCAAGGAGACGTTCCGCTACAAGATACAGGCGCTCCTGTTCGGCTCCGCGCTCGCGGGGGCGGCCGGGTCGCTGTACACCATCCACCTCGGCTTCATCAGCCCCGACCAGTTCGGGGCGATGATCACGTTCTTCGCGTTCTCGTCGGTCATCATCGGTGGGACCGCGAACAACGCCGGGGTCGTGCTCGGGACGGCGGTGTTCTGGGCCATCAACAGCGGGACGCAGTTCCTCAACGACTACTTCCCGTCGGAGTACGCCGTCAAGCTGGCCGCCGCGCGGCTCATCTTCATCGGCGCGCTCCTCATCGTCATCCTCTACTACCGGCCGGAGGGGATCCTCGGCGAGCAGGACTACGACATCAACCTGCCCGGAGACGGGCCCGCGCCGAGTCGGGACGAGACGGCGGCCGCAGCCGGAGGTGACGCCGATGACTGACGACCCCGTCCTCTCGGTGTCGGGACTGGAGAGGTCCTTCGGGGGCATCACCGCCCTCGACGGCGTCGACGTCACCGTCGGCCAGGGCATCACCGGCCTCATCGGCCCGAACGGTGCCGGCAAGACCACGTTCTTCAACTGCATCACGGGCTACCTCGACCCCGACGGCGGCACCGTCGAGTTCCAGGGGACGGACGTGACGGGCAAGCGCACCCCGAGCATCGTCCGCGAGGGGCTCGTCCGGACGTTCCAGATACCGCGCGAGCTGGAGAACATGACCGTTCGCGAGAACCTGCTGCTCGCACCCAGTGGACAGTCCGGCGAGAAGCTCGGCCGTGCCTGGCTGCGCGGCGGCGCGTTCGCCGAGGACGAGCGACGGAGCCGACGCGAGGCCGAGGAGATGGCCGAGTTCTTCGAGCTCGACCACCTGCTCGACGAGCCCGCCGGCTCCCTGTCGGGCGGCCAGCGCAAGCTGCTCGAACTCGCCCGCGTGCTGCTGACCGAGCCCGAGATGGTTCTGCTCGACGAGCCGCTGGCGGGCGTCAACCCGACGCTCGAGAAGAAGATACTCGACCGCATCCACGAACTGGAGTCGCAGGGACTCACGTTCCTGTTCGTCGAACACGACATCGAACTCATCATGGAGCACTGCGACCACGTCGTCGTCATGCATCAGGGCAGGAAACTCACCGAGGGCCCGCCCTCGGCGGTCAGGAGCGACCAGCGCGTCATCGACGCCTACCTGGGTGAGGAGCTATGAGCCTGCTCGAACTCGACGCCGTCGACGCGGGCTACGGCGACCTCCAGATCCTGACAGACGTGGACATGCACGTCGACGACGGCGAGTACGTCACCATCGTCGGCCCGAACGGGGCCGGCAAGTCCACCGCGATGAAGACCGTCTTCGGCCTCACCACCCATATGGGTGGCACCGTCCACTTCGAGGGCGACCCCATCCACGAGCTGGGCACGCAGGAGATAATCCGCGAGGGCATCGCCTACGTCCCGCAGACGGAGAACCTGTTCCCGCGGATGACCGTCCGCGAGAACCTGGAGATGGGCGCGTACATCTTCGACGACGTGCCCCAGGACCGGCTCGCCGATGTGTTCGACCGGTTCCCCATCCTGCAGGAACGCCAGCGCCAGCGCGCCGGCACGATGTCCGGCGGGCAACAGCAGATGCTGGCGATGGGCGCGGCGCTGATGCTCGACCCCGAGCTCCTGCTGCTCGACGAGCCCTCCGCCGGGCTCGCACCGGACCTCGTCGACGGGATGTTCGACCGTATCGACGAGATCAACGACGCCGGGACCGCGGTGCTGATGGTCGAGCAGAACGCCAAGGAGGCGCTCCGGCGCTGCGACCGCGGCTACGTCCTCGTCAACGGCGAGAACAGCTTCGAGGGGCCCGGCGACGCGTTGCTCGCAGACGAGGAGGTCCGCCAGCGCTTCCTCGGCGGCTGACTCGAGGGCCGTTTCGACGCCGGGGTGGCGGGGACCATCGCTGTGCCCGACGATACGGAAGACCGGCCTCAAACTGCATCCGACTGGTATGCACGACACACCTAGAGCGCACCTTTATATGTGCATCTGTCGTCCCAGATGCATGGCACTCAATTTCGACGACCGCAGTCACGAGAACGGCTTCTGGATCAACGCGCTCATCGGCGCCGTCGCCGCGTTCGTGCTCGGGTTCATCCCGTTCTCGACCGTCCTCGGTGGCGTGGTCGCCGCGTACCTGCAGAAAGGAGAGACCCGAATGGAGAACGTGAAGGTCGGGGCGGCCGCCGGGGCGATATTCTTCATCCCGTCACTACTCGGACTGTTCGGGTTCGGCTTCCTCGGCATCCTGACCGGTGACGCGACAGGCTTCATCGTGCTGATGCTATTCGGCATCATCCTGCTCGTGATGGCCGCCATCTACACGGTCGGCCTCTGCGCGCTCGGCGGCTTCATCGCCCACGCGGTCTGGGAGGACGACTTCCGCAAGGCCCGCACCACCGCGAGCACGGGAACCACGACCGAGACGTACGACGAAGCCCAGTACTGAGCCGACTGACTCGCCTTTCTGCCTGCCGACTGTGACCCCAGTCGGAGGGCAATCATTACTTACACCCCCTCCGAAGCCACCGGCATGGCCTACAGCTACGAGCCACACTACTTCGAGGATATGGAGGTCGGCAAGACCTTCGAGAGCGTCGGACGGACAGTGACGGAATCCGACTTCGTCTTCCACTCGATGTTCGCCGACGACTGGACCGAACTACACACGAACGCCGAGTACAGCGAGGAGGGCCCGTTCGGCGAGCGCATCGGCCACGGCCCGATGACGTTCATCCTCACGACCGGGATGGTCCAGCGCTGTGGCTTCGTCGAGCGCACCGTCATCGCCTTCCTCGGCATGAACTACATGGACGTACCGAACCCGCTGACCATCGGCGACACCATCTCCTCGGAGTTCGAGGTCACGGAGAAGCAGGAGTTCGACTCGCGCGAGGACGCCGGACTGGTCGTCATCGACGCCGAGACGCGCAACCAGGACGACGAGATACTGCTGCAGGGCGATATGAAGTTCATGTTCAAGCGGCGGGACTTCTACGGCGACAAGCCCGGAAATCCCTGAGACGGGGCACAGCTATTGGGGCCGGGACGCGAACGGGGACGTATGACCATGGACCACGCGGCGATCCGTGTCTCGAACCTCGACGACTCCCTCGCGTTCTACCGCGACGTGTTCGGCTACGAGCCCGTCGACCGGTTCGAGGAGAGCGACAGCGTCTCGGACACCTTCGTGGGCGTCGACGACCAGGCAGTGATACAGCTCATCGATGCGGACGGCCCGGTCGAGGCCGACGACGGCGGCCACCTCGGCCTCTCGGTCGAGGACATCGACGCAGCGGTCGCCGAGCTGCCGACCGACCGCGTCACCCGCGGACCGGAGACCATCGACGACATCGGGGTCCGCATCGCGTTCGTCACCGACCCCGACGGTCACGTGCTGGAGCTGCTCGAACCGGTCTGAGCCGGGGGAAACACGAACGCTTTTTCGCCTGCCCGTTGCAGGGGGGAGTATGAGTCTGCCGAGCGTCGTCGACCCCGACGACCCGCGAATCATCGACACCCACGCACACCAGCCGACCGAGGAGTTCCTCTTCGACGCCGGCGGCGAGATGATGCAGGACGCCGCGAAGCGCTTCGGCAAGGAGATGGTGCCGAACTCCTACGAGGAGATGATCGAGGAGTACCGCGCGGTCGGCATCGACAGGGCCGTCCTGCTCGGCTGGGACGCCGAGACCAACACCGGCAACCCGCCGGTCCCGAACGAGTACGTCGCCGAGGTGCGCGACGAGCACGACGACTTCTTCGTCGGCTTCGGGAGCGTCGACCCACTGAAGGACGACTGCGTCGAGGAGGCCCGCCGCTGTGTCGAGGACCTCGACCTCGTCGGCTTCAAGTTCCAGCAGATCGCCCAGGGCTTCGACCCGAGCGACCCCGAGCACGAGGAGCTGTTCGACACCATCGAGGACCTCGGCGTGCCCTGTGTCTTCCACGGCGGCAACTCCACGCTGGGCGCGTGTGCGCCCGGCGGCCGTGGCCTGAAGATCAAGTACGGCGACCCGATGCTGCTCGACGACGTGGCCGCCGAGCACCCCGACCTGCAGATACTCATCGCGCACCCGGCGTTCCCGTGGGAGAAGGAACAGCTCGCCATCTGCCAGCAGAAGGGCAACGTCTACATGGACCTCTCGGGCTGGATGCCCGCCTACATCGACGACCAGGTGCTGCACTACGCGAAGACGCTGCTCAAGGACAAGGTGATGTTCGGCACGGACTACCCGATGCTCGACCCCGCGAAGTGGCTCCACCAGTTCGCCGAACTCGACTTCCCCGAGCCGGTCCAGCGCAAGATTCTCTGGGAGAACGCCGAGGAGTTCTTCGACCTGGACTGAACCCCCACGAACCCTTTTCTCGCTGGCGGCCGCGTAGCCGCCATGGACATCCGAATCGACCACGTCGCGAGCGCCTGGGCCGACCGCGAGGCGGGCGAAGCCGCGTGCGACGCCGTCGGGCTACCGACCACCTACGGCGGTGAGCACGCCGACGGGAGCACCGACATGAGCATCGTCGGCTTCCCCGACGGCAGCTACCTCGAACTCATCACGAACACCGGCGAGGCGGAACCCTCGCGCTGGCCCGAGTTCATCGCCGGCGACGCGGGGCCCGCTGCGTGGTGTGTCGAGGTCGACGACCTCCGGACGGCGCTCTCACGCGCGCTGGACGCCGGGGTGCGCGTCGCCGGGCCGGACCGCGACGGCCGTGCCCGTCCCGATGGTGTCGCCGTCGAGTGGGAGACGGCCATCCTCGGGGAGAGCCTCGGCGCGACGCTCCCGTTCTTAATCGAGGACCGGACACCGCGGCGGTACCGCATCACGCCGGACCCCGAACTCGTGGACTCGCCGCTCACGGGCATCTCGGAGGTCGTCGTGCTGACGGACGACGCGACCGCGCTGACCCGCCCGTTCGACCGGCTGTTCGGCGTGCCGCGGCCGGAGACCGTCGAGACCGACAGCTTCGGCGCGCGCCTCCACCGGTTCGCCGGGGCCGGTGTCGCGCTCGCCGAACCCGCCGGTGACCGCCTCACGGCCAGGCTCGACGAGTTCGGACCGGCACCCTGTGCCGTCCTCGTCGAGACGAACGACCTCGGCAGGGCGGCGGACTCCTTCTCCCTCACAGCCCCGGAGCGGTGGGGCGACGACCGCGTCGCGTGGTTTGACCACCCGGCACTGCGGGAGTGGCTCGGCGTCGTCGAGTACGCGCACTGACCACGGTAGTGGCTGCCAACGAGTGGGAGGAACGCTCGAAGTCCACTCGGTCGGGGGTTCAGGTAACTATTGAACGAACAGGGGGGTTTGAACCCGCTGGAACCGAATCATCGTTCATGCACAAACCGCTCCTGGTGACCGACTTCCTCGACCGAGCCCGAAGACACTACGCAGACGAGACGGCCGTCGTGGCGACGACGGGCGAGCGCTACACGTACGACGAGTTCGGCGAGCGCGCCGACCGGTTCTCGGCGTTCCTCCAGTCCGTCGGCGTGGAGGAGGGCGACCGCGTCGCCGTCCTCGACCCCAACACGCACTACCAGCTCGAGGCCGCCTACGGGACGATGCAGGTCGGCGCGGTCCACACACCGCTGAACTACCGGCTGACCGCCGACGACTACGCCTACATCCTCGCTGACGCCGGGGTGACGGCCATCTACGCCGACCACGAGTACGCCCACCGCGTCGAGGAGATCCGCGACGAGGTGCCGACCGAGACCTTCGTGACGAACGACGCCGACGCCGTCGACGGCGACTGGCGGTCCTTCGACGACGAACTCGACGCGGCCGGGACCGGCTACGACCGCCCCGAGATGAGCGAGGACGACGTGGTGACGATCAACTACACCTCGGGCACGACGGGCGACCCGAAGGGGGTCTGTCGCACCCACCGCGCAGAGACACTTCACTCCTACCTCGTCACGGCCCACCAGGACATCTCCGACGACGACGTCTACCTCTGGACGCTGCCGATGTTCCACGTCAACGGCTGGGGCCACATCTACTCCATCACCGGCAACGGGGCGACGCACGTCTGCACGCGCGGCGTCGACGCCGAGTCCGTCTTCGACGCCATCCAGACCGAGGACGTGAGCTACCTCTGTGCCGCGCCGACGGTGCTCAACATGCTGATGAACTACTACGACGACCACGACGGCGACGTCAGGACGGCGGGGACGAACCCCGTCCGGGCCGCGACCGCCGGTGCCGCCCCGCCCGAATCCACCCTCCGGACCGTCGAGGGCGAGTTCGGTTGGACGCTGATGCACGTCTACGGCGCGACGGAGACCGGCCCGCTCATCACCACCTCGCACTCGCCCCGGCACCTCGCCGGCAAGAGCGACGACGAGCGGTTCGAACTGATGAAGCGACAGGGAATCGGGTACCTCGGCACCGAGGTCCGCGTCGTCGACGAGGACGGCGCGGACGTGCCCCGCGATGGCTCGACCATCGGCGAGATCGTCGTCCGCGGCAACCAGGTGATGGACCGCTACTGGAACAAACCCGAGGCGACCGAGGAGGCGTTCTCCGAGCGCCGCGAGGGATACTACCACATGGGCGACCTCGCGACGTGGGACGAGGACGGCTTCGTCGCCATCCAGGACCGCAAGAAGGACATCATCATCTCCGGCGGCGAGAACATCTCGACCATCGAGCTGGAGGACGTGCTCTACGACCACCCCGAGATAGCGAAGGCCGCCGTCATCCCCGCACCGAGCGAGCAGTGGGGCGAGACGCCGAAGGCGGTCGTCGTCCCGACCGCCGACGCCACCATCGACCCCGACGACGTGAAGGCGTTCGTCGCCGACCGCGTCGCGAACTTCAAGCGCATCACCCGCGTCGAGTTCGTCGACCAGCTCCCCGAGACCGCGACCGGGAAGGTCCAGAAGTACGAGCTCCGCGAGCGCGAGTGGGAGGACGAGGAGTCGATGGTCGGGCAGGGGTGAGGGGTCGACCGGCCGTCGCCGTCGGGGACGGGGTTAAGCCGGTCCGGGACCGAGGTGGACCGTGCTCCCAGTGCTCGCTAGCACCGGCACGGCTGCCGGCCACCCGTTCGTCCGGGTCGGCGACGGGCCACGGACGCTGCTCGTCGTTCCCGGCCTGAACGACCCCCTCCACACCGTCGGGGACTCGTGGTGGTACCCGCGGCTGATGGCACTGTACCTCCGTCGATACGCCGACACCCACACCGGCTACATGGTGAGCCGGCCACACGGCCTCGCATCCGGGACGACCGTGAGCGACCTCGCTCGAGGCTACGAACGGGTGCTGGACGCCCTCGACGTCGGGTCGGTGGACGTGCTCGGACTCTCGATGGGTGGGTTCGTCGTCCAGCACCTCGCTGCGGACGACGACCGCGTCGACCGCGCAGTGCTGGGGCTCTCGGGCACCCGACTGAGCGAGTCCGGGGCGGCGGTCGTCCGTCGCTGGCGCGACCGGGCGGCCGCCGGGCACTGGGGCCCCATCTACCGCGACGCCGCTGGGATTCTCGCCGCTGGCG
Proteins encoded:
- a CDS encoding hydantoinase B/oxoprolinase family protein is translated as MTDSVTLEVIRNACIAVCEEMNANLIRTGYSPNIKERRDCSCALFDADGEMISQAENMPVHLGAMPFSVAAAIDRFPPETLEPGDGILLNDPFYGGAHLPDLTLVTPVFHEDDDGDSELVAFAANRAHHADVGGARAGSVAADSTEIYQEGLRIPPVKLFEGGEPNESVFDMVLSNVRTPDERRGDLRAQEAANQTGRRRFLELVEKYGRETLNEALGEIQEYSEARMRAEIEELEDGTYEFSDVLDDDGLGNEDLRIQAAVTVDGDSVTVDFDGTADQTEGPVNAVLAVTASATYYSVRCVTDPDIPPNHGCYRPIEVEAPEGTIVNPNPPAAVVGGNLETSQRVTDVVLGAFAQQAPERVTAAGQGTMNNVTFGGTDPRTETPYAFYETQGGGFGGRVGKDGMDGVHVHMSNTMNTPVEVLETAYPLRVRRYELRQDSGGPGEFRGGLGLRRDIQVRDHEAHFSLLADRHTHQPYGLEGGEPGESGAAELTTAEGETRRLPQKSTHELPPGSTVSIRTPGAGGYGDPADRDPDAVRRDVRHGKVSAAAAREAYGVDPSVGESADAGDDAHGSTVDAEGDDV
- a CDS encoding MFS transporter → MTRDPLRYVPHVLVTSVGYVVFAYAALPDLLTARLDIGLSSFGLLMSAPLLAFVVVQRPASRWVGRHTTTRVLFAGGLAHLALGLSVDLSASFPVVLALRGLWGLTGGLLLTVGATHISRLSEGANATRQQGVYGGLLTMGGMLGFLLAPTLVREYGWLALHAPGTLLSVPAIAVAGLHLSDRRTAPTETTTARGGVVLHPVVVLASVCYVAIIGSYITLSTFVTAYFADLGVVARLNVVVLASATAGRIVGGETSWRIALSDRRLIAGSTAAAALGFGAMAATGSSAALVVLPFVVMLAVSVPFGAVYNLAAGATDAEGTAIATIVAAGNVAALVLPPVTGTIRETTGSYGGAFLVLGALNAVAAVATYYTIRRKT
- a CDS encoding branched-chain amino acid ABC transporter permease; amino-acid sequence: MVDTGLLDALAQGLVTGSIIAAGAIGLSLVYSIAEVPNFAHGDMITVGAYFALVVNRPDEIALLPGLPGGAVSLVLAGLFALVAASAFGALYELAIFRRFRSKEADLITMVIVSLGLALVLRNLVLFVAGSRNISYETPVVRDVNWDLYLTGSGLTVQRTQRQAGDIALLAEWGYPLWLLLGIVAAAGAVGYGVYRWRTTDEDFRTVHLVSPRVLGVLSGLATLLALVYALRFDPQGTDALWSTRIGTSYKDIAIVVVVAVAMFLLNLVLKATRLGKGMRATADNMDLAEVRGVDVDRIQLVVWVIAGLLTALAGVLAGWSASNVNPNMGFTLLLPVFAAVILGGIRSPYGAAAGAILIGISMDVGVYLLPSGLATYRTAIAFVVLIGVLLVKPDGLWGDV
- a CDS encoding branched-chain amino acid ABC transporter permease translates to MALADFAVSLVTFVAIYGLFALGLNLKFGFTGLIDFGHVAYFMVGGYVTAVLTMPAQVTGYDGLGGYALPAMLAVVPGGDVLGWLLGVAGGMVAAALVSLLVGVPTLRLREDYLAITALGIATILNEVVRNEQWLFNGPFGIRTVHQPASAAFPLGLGSFTLNLVVFGGLSVLVLAYAGYRVGRYVKDIDGTGAGLGLASVAILGGAIGALTRGGSLLVVGVALAVVGVVVLREAVRRSLEPERTLALVVALAVAAWYFVQPLLAASNPTVTLQTNVMFLFDPVAGPNGGLDYDRFFMLLSLGFLAGGYLWCQRTINSPYGRVLRAVRDDEDVPRALGKETFRYKIQALLFGSALAGAAGSLYTIHLGFISPDQFGAMITFFAFSSVIIGGTANNAGVVLGTAVFWAINSGTQFLNDYFPSEYAVKLAAARLIFIGALLIVILYYRPEGILGEQDYDINLPGDGPAPSRDETAAAAGGDADD
- a CDS encoding ABC transporter ATP-binding protein; translated protein: MTDDPVLSVSGLERSFGGITALDGVDVTVGQGITGLIGPNGAGKTTFFNCITGYLDPDGGTVEFQGTDVTGKRTPSIVREGLVRTFQIPRELENMTVRENLLLAPSGQSGEKLGRAWLRGGAFAEDERRSRREAEEMAEFFELDHLLDEPAGSLSGGQRKLLELARVLLTEPEMVLLDEPLAGVNPTLEKKILDRIHELESQGLTFLFVEHDIELIMEHCDHVVVMHQGRKLTEGPPSAVRSDQRVIDAYLGEEL
- a CDS encoding ABC transporter ATP-binding protein, encoding MSLLELDAVDAGYGDLQILTDVDMHVDDGEYVTIVGPNGAGKSTAMKTVFGLTTHMGGTVHFEGDPIHELGTQEIIREGIAYVPQTENLFPRMTVRENLEMGAYIFDDVPQDRLADVFDRFPILQERQRQRAGTMSGGQQQMLAMGAALMLDPELLLLDEPSAGLAPDLVDGMFDRIDEINDAGTAVLMVEQNAKEALRRCDRGYVLVNGENSFEGPGDALLADEEVRQRFLGG
- a CDS encoding DUF5518 domain-containing protein, which encodes MALNFDDRSHENGFWINALIGAVAAFVLGFIPFSTVLGGVVAAYLQKGETRMENVKVGAAAGAIFFIPSLLGLFGFGFLGILTGDATGFIVLMLFGIILLVMAAIYTVGLCALGGFIAHAVWEDDFRKARTTASTGTTTETYDEAQY
- a CDS encoding MaoC/PaaZ C-terminal domain-containing protein, with protein sequence MAYSYEPHYFEDMEVGKTFESVGRTVTESDFVFHSMFADDWTELHTNAEYSEEGPFGERIGHGPMTFILTTGMVQRCGFVERTVIAFLGMNYMDVPNPLTIGDTISSEFEVTEKQEFDSREDAGLVVIDAETRNQDDEILLQGDMKFMFKRRDFYGDKPGNP